In Antennarius striatus isolate MH-2024 chromosome 10, ASM4005453v1, whole genome shotgun sequence, one DNA window encodes the following:
- the med12 gene encoding mediator of RNA polymerase II transcription subunit 12 isoform X4 yields MMAAFGILSYEHRPLKRPRLGPPDVYPQDPKQKEDELTALNVKQGFNNQPAVSGDEHGSAKNVNFNPSKISSNFSSIIAEKLRYNTFPDTGKRKPQVNQKDNFWLVTARSQSSINNWFTDLAGTKPLTQLAKKVPIFSKKEEVFGYLAKYSVPVMRSAWMIKMTCAYHAAITETKVKKRHVIDPCIEWTQIITKYLWEQLQKVAEFYRQFPSQGCSSPLPATPADVETAMKQWEYNEKLAMFMFQDGMLDRHEFLTWVLECFEKVRPGEDELLRLLLPLLLQYSGEFVQSAYLSRRLAYFCTRRLNLLLSDGSLGPGTGGHPSHGILAQQGNALPPTPTSQPAGGNQPQTPFTDFYICPQHRPLVFGLSCMLQSIVLCCPSALVWHYSLTDSRNKTGSPLDLLPIAPSSLPMPGGNTAFTQQVRTKLREIEEQVKERGQAVEFRWSFDKCQETTAGFTIGRVLHTLEVLDNHSFEKSDFNNSLDSLYNRIFGSGQSKDGHEMSPDDDAVVTLLCEWAVCCKRSGRHRAMVVAKLLEKRQAEIEAERCGESEVVDEKGSVSSGSLSAATLPVFQDVLLQFLDTQAPTLTEPGNESERVEFSNLVLLFCELIRHDVFSHNIYMCTLISRGDLASDSHLPRPRSPSDEPSDESDRKEQDTGISGKNEDTGLSESMEIDHNSSANFDEMFSPPMHCESKGSPSPEKPAPEQDSKASCKDKGMDPTFPQLYEQPRHIQYATHFPIPQEESASHECNQRLVVLYGVGKLRDEARHAIKKITKDILKVLNRKSTAETGGEEGQKRKRSKPEAFPTAEDIFSKFQHLSHFDQHQVTSQVSRNVLEQITSFALGMSYHLPLVQHIQFIFDLMEYSLNISGLIDFAIQLLNELSLVEAELLLKSSSLVGSYTTSLCLCIVAVLRRYHSCLILNLEQTAQVFDGLRIVVKPGVNPADCSSAERCILAYLYDLYTSCSHLKNKFGEIFSEFCSKVKNSIYCNIDPSDSNMLWDPAFMMDAITNPSAHDFNHSMVGKILNDSPANRYSFVCNVLMDVCVDHRDPERVNDIGILCAELTAYCRSLSAEWLGILKALCCSSNNGNCGFNDLLCNVDVSDLSFHDSLATFVAILIARQCLLLEDLVRCVAIPSLLNAACSEQDSEPGARLTCRILLHLFKTPQRNPVPQDGVKSDKCPVGIRSSCDRHLLAASQNSIVVGAVFAVLKAVFMLGDAELRGSGLSHPAGLDDISEGRNVSIETASLDVYAKYVLKTICQQEWVGERCLKSLSEDSSALQDPVLVNIQAQRLLQLICYPHRQLDSDDGDNPQRQRIKRILQNMDQWTMRQSSLELQLMIKQSTNNELYSLLENIAKATIEVFQKSAEMNSSNPSGNGAAVQGGSASNNNSTTSKMKPILSSSERSGVWLVAPLIAKLPTSVQGHVLKAAGEELEKGQHLGSSSRKERDRQKQKSMSLLSQQPFLSLVLTCLKGQDEQREGLLTSLYSQLQQIVSNWREDQFQDDCKAKQMMHEALKLRLNLVGGMFDTVQRSTQQTTEWAVLLLDIISSGTVDMQSNNELFTTVLDMLSVLINGTLAADMSSISQGSMEENKRAYMNLVKKLRKELGDRQSESLEKVRQLLPLPKQTRDVITCEPQGSLIDTKGNKIAGFEKEGLQVSTKQKISPWDVFEGLKHSAPLSWGWFGTVRVDRKVTKFEEQQRFLLYHTHLKPKPRSYYLEPLPLPPEEEEPLTPVSQEPEKKMMEAVKPEKSVPAVPSDSNKKKSNKKKKTSATKTEDYVNRTPGGVSYGTSMPPELLQNHPYGRLPYVQQTMGMYTQNQPLPPGGPGLEPPYRPARNPPPKMLPPRPSYPAMMPGMQGSMPGMMGLDKQYPMGYKPQPTVPQGQILRQQLQVRLNQSMIGQQIRQITPNQPYTSMQASQNISQGYTTYGSHVGMQQHPSQGGGIVPSSYGNQNFQGTHPGANQAVVDPLRQIQQRPSGYVHQQAPGYAHNMQNTPRFSHQPIQQNAIMHGLSHMGGQGVHPGLRPNQMLAEQQQQQQQAAQQQQQYLRQQQALRQAQQAQQQQQQQQQQQQQQQQQQQQQQQQQQQQPVQPQQVPPQQQVPQQQQQQQQQVTAVPPPGQAQNQGLGMQPLPPQQPMFPRQGMQQTQQQQQTAALVRQLQQQLSNTQPGQGTNSYY; encoded by the exons ATGATGGCTGCTTTCGGGATCCTAAGTTACGAACACCGGCCATTAAAGCGGCCCAGGCTCGGCCCTCCGGACGTCTATCCTCAAGATCCAAAGCAGAAAGAG GATGAGCTGACTGCACTAAATGTGAAGCAAGGATTCAATAACCAGCCAGCTGTGTCTGGTGATGAACATGGCAGCgcaaaaaatgttaatttcaaCCCTTCAAAG ATTAGTTCAAACTTCAGTAGCATAATTGCTGAAAAGCTGCGATACAACACGTTTCCAGACACGGGGAAACGTAAGCCACAGGTCAACCAAAAGGATAATTTCTGGCTCGTCACAGCAAGGTCACAGAGCTCCATCAATAATTGGTTCACAGATTTAGCTGGGACTAAACCTCTAACGCAGTTGGCTAAAAAG GTTCCTATCTTTAGCAAAAAGGAAGAGGTTTTTGGATACCTGGCCAAGTACTCGGTACCTGTCATGCGTTCGGCGTGGATGATTAAGATGACCTGTGCGTATCACGCAGCAATCACAGAAACTAAAGTCAAGAAGAGGCATGTGATTGATCCATGTATAG AATGGACTCAGATTATTACAAAGTACCTTTGGGAGCAGCTTCAGAAGGTGGCCGAGTTTTACAGGCAGTTCCCAAGTCAAGGTTGTAGCTCCCCCCTGCCAGCCACCCCTGCTGATGTGGAGACGGCGATGAAGCAGTGGGAATACAATGAGAAGCTTGCCATGTTCATGTTTCAG GACGGAATGCTAGACAGACACGAGTTCCTGACTTGGGTACTGGAGTGTTTTGAGAAGGTCCGACCTGGTGAAGACGAGCTCCTTAGACTTCTCCTGCCGCTTTTATTACAG TACTCAGGGGAATTTGTACAGTCGGCTTACTTGTCACGGAGACTTGCTTATTTCTGCACGCGCCGCCTCAACCTGTTGCTAAGCGACGGGAGCCTGGGCCCTGGAACAGGAGGCCACCCATCCCATGGTATCTTGGCACAGCAAGGTAACgccctgccccccacccctaccTCACAGCCGGCAGGAGGGAACCAGCCCCAGACGCCCTTCACAGACTTCTACATCTGCCCTCAGCACAGGCCTCTAGTGTTTGGGCTCAGCTGCATGTTGCAG AGCATCGTGTTGTGTTGTCCCAGCGCTCTGGTGTGGCATTACTCCTTAACAGACAGCAGAAATAAAACTGGTTCGCCACTGGATCTCCTGCCCATTGCCCCTTCTAGCTTGCCCATGCCTGGGGGAAATACTGCCTTTACACAGCAG GTCCGTACAAAGTTGAGGGAGATCGAGGAGCAGGTCAAGGAACGAGGCCAGGCAGTGGAGTTTAGGTGGAGTTTCGATAAGTGTCAGGAGACCACAGCAG GATTCACCATCGGGAGAGTTCTCCACACCTTAGAAGTTTTAGATAATCACAGCTTTGAGAAGTCTGACTTTAACAACTCACTGGATTCACTTTACAACCGAATATTTGGGTCTGGCCAGAGTAAAGACGGCCATGAG atgtcaCCAGACGATGATGCGGTGGTGACCTTGCTTTGTGAATGGGCGGTGTGTTGTAAGCGTTCCGGCAGACACAGGGCTATGGTGGTGGCCAAGCTGCTGGAAAAGAGACAGGCTGAAATAGAAGCGGAG AGGTGCGGTGAGTCGGAGGTGGTGGATGAGAAGGGGTCCGTTTCATCTGGCTCTCTCTCAGCTGCCACGCTGCCAGTTTTTCAGGATGTGCTGCTACAGTTCCTTGATACCCAGGCCCCCACACTGA CAGAGCCTGGGAATGAAAGCGAAAGAGTGGAGTTCTCTAACCTGGTCCTGCTCTTCTGCGAGCTCATCCGTCACGATGTCTTTTCCCACAACATCTACATGTGCACGCTCATTTCCCGCGGTGACCTGGCTTCAGACTCCCACCTGCCACGTCCACGCTCTCCCAGCGACGAGCCCTCTGATGAGTCAGACCGCAAAGAGCAGGATACGGGCATCAGTGGCAAGAATGAG GATACCGGTCTGTCGGAGTCGATGGAAATCGATCATAACTCCAGTGCAAATTTTGATGAG ATGTTCTCTCCTCCGATGCACTGCGAGTCCAAGGGGAGCCCCTCTCCTGAGAAACCGGCTCCAGAGCAGGACAGCAAGGCCAGCTGCAAGGACAAGGGCATGGACCCTACCTTCCCTCAGCTGTACGAGCAACCTCGACACATTCAGTATGCCACTCACTTCCCCATTCCACAG GAGGAGAGCGCCAGCCACGAATGCAATCAGCGGTTAGTGGTCCTGTACGGTGTGGGCAAACTGAGGGACGAAGCACGACACGCGATTAAGAAAATCACCAAAGACATCTTGAAGGTGCTCAACCGCAAAAGTACAGCAGAAACAG gaggggaggaaggacagaagaggaagaggagtaagCCAGAGGCCTTTCCCACAGCAGAAGATATCTTCTCCAAATTCCAACACCTCTCTCACTTTGACCAGCATCAGGTCACCTCCCAG gtgTCCAGAAATGTGCTGGAACAGATCACCAGCTTTGCCTTAGGGATGTCTTATCACCTGCCCCTCGTCCAACACATTCAGTTCATCTTTGACCTCATGGAGTACTCCCTCAACATTAGTGGCCTCATAGATTTTGCCATTCAG CTTCTGAATGAGTTGAGTCTGGTGgaagctgagctgctgctgaagtcGTCCAGCCTGGTGGGCAGCTACACCACCAGCCTGTGTCTGTGTATTGTAGCTGTGCTGAGGAGATACCACTCCTGCCTCATTCTAAATCTCGAGCAGACCGCACAAGTTTTTGATGG ATTACGCATCGTGGTGAAGCCCGGCGTGAACCCGGCAGACTGCTCCTCCGCTGAGCGTTGCATCTTGGCTTATCTTTATGACCTCTACACCTCCTGCAGCCACCTCAAGAATAAGTTTGGTGAAATCTTCAG CGAGTTCTGCTCTAAAGTGAAAAACTCCATTTACTGCAATATTGACCCATCGGACTCCAACATGCTTTGGGACCCTGCGTTCATGATGGACGCCATCACAAACCCCTCGGCCCACGACTTCAACCACTCCATGGTTGGCAAGATCCTCAATGACAGTCCTGCCAACCGCTACAGCTTTGTCTGTAATGTGCTCATGGATGtatgtgtggaccacagagacCCCGAGAG GGTGAATGATATTGGGATCCTGTGTGCAGAGCTGACGGCATATTGTCGCTCCTTGAGCGCAGAGTGGCTTGGCATCCTCAAGGCTCTCTGCTGCTCCTCTAACAATGGCAACTGTGGCTTCAATGATTTATTATGTAACGTAGAT GTTAGTGATTTGTCTTTCCATGATTCCCTGGCAACATTCGTAGCTATTCTCATAGCTCGACAGTGCCTACTCCTGGAAGACCTGGTTCGCTGTGTAGCCATTCCTTCTCTGCTCAATGCCG CCTGCAGTGAGCAAGATTCTGAGCCAGGAGCCCGACTCACCTGCAGGATTCTGCTGCACCTGTTCAAGACTCCACAGCGAAACCCTGTCCCCCAAGATGGTGTGAAGTCAG ATAAATGCCCAGTTGGCATCCGGTCATCTTGTGATCGCCACCTTCTTGCTGCCTCTCAGAACAGTATAGTTGTTGGGGCAGTGTTTGCAGTCCTGAAAGCTGTCTTTATGCTCG GTGACGCTGAGCTTAGAGGATCAGGACTGTCACACCCTGCAGGTCTTGACGACATATCTGAAGGGCGTAATGTCTCCATAGAAACAGCCAGCCTGGATGTATATGCAAAGTATGTTTTGAAGACGATCTGCCAGCAG GAGTGGGTTGGAGAACGGTGCTTAAAGTCTCTATCCGAGGACAGCAGTGCCCTCCAAGACCCGGTTCTTGTAAACATTCAGGCCCAACGACTGCTGCAGCTAATCTGCTATCCACATCGTCAGTTGGACAGTGACGATGGCGACAACCCTCAGAGGCAGCGCATCAAGCGCATCCTACAG AACATGGACCAATGGACAATGAGACAGTCGTCCCTGGAGCTGCAGCTGATGATCAAACAGAGTACAAACAAT GAGCTCTACTCGCTCTTGGAGAACATAGCCAAAGCTACCATAGAGGTATTCCAGAAATCAGCTGAAATGAACTCCAGTAACCCCTCAGGGAATGGTGCAGCGGTCCAAGGGGGCTctgcatccaacaacaacagcaccaCCAGCAAGATGAAGCCAATTTTGAG CTCATCAGAGCGATCTGGGGTGTGGCTGGTGGCTCCACTGATAGCCAAGCTACCAACGTCAGTACAAGGCCATGTACTGAAAGCAGcaggagaggagctggagaagggaCAACACCTGGGCTCCTCCTCACGTAaggagagagacaggcagaagCAGAAAAG taTGTCGCTCCTGAGCCAGCAGCCCTTCTTGTCGTTGGTGCTGACTTGCTTAAAGGGGCAGGATGAGCAGAGAGAAGGCCTTCTCACGTCGCTTTACAGCCAGTTGCAGCAGATTGTTTCAAACTGGAGAGAAGATCAGTTTCAGGATGACTGCAAGGCGAAGCAAATGATGCACGAGGCTCTGAAGCTACGTCTCAATCTC GTGGGTGGCATGTTTGACACGGTGCAACGCAGCACCCAGCAGACCACTGAGTGGGCTGTACTACTTCTTGACATCATCAGCAGTGGCACAGTTGACATGCAGTCCAACAA CGAGCTATTTACAACAGTGTTGGATATGTTGAGTGTTCTGATTAATGGCACACTGGCTGCCGACATGTCCAGTATCTCTCAGGGCAGCATGGAGGAGAATAAAAGAGCCTATATGAACCTGGTCAAGAAGCTCAGG AAAGAGCTCGGAGATCGTCAGTCAGAAAGTTTGGAAAAGGTTCGCCAGCTTCTTCCACTGCCAAAGCAAACCCGGGACGTCATCACCTGTGAACCTCAGGGTTCACTAATAGACACTAAAGGGAACAAGATTGCTGGTTTTGAGAAGGAA GGCCTTCAGGTATCAACCAAACAGAAGATTTCTCCATGGGATGTCTTTGAGGGCCTCAAACACTCAGCCCCTCTGTCTTGGGGCTGGTTTGGTACAGTTCGTGTGGATCGCAAGGTTACCAAATTTGAAGAACAGCAGCGTTTCCTGCTCTACCACACCCACCTGAAGCCCAAACCTCGTAGCTATTACCTGGAGCCTCTACCCCTACCCCCAGAAGAAGAGGAGCCCCTGACACCTGTCTCCCAGGAACCAGAGAAGAAGATGATGGAAGCAGTGAAGCCAGAAAAAAGTGTGCCTGCTGTGCCCTCTGACTCCAACAAGAAGAAAtcaaataagaagaagaaaacttcaGCCACTAAGACAGAG GACTATGTGAACCGAACACCAGGGGGTGTCAGCTATGGGACAAGCATGCCACCTGAGCTGTTGCAGAACCACCCCTATGGCAGGCTACCATACGTCCAGCAAACCATGGGCATGTACACACAAAACCAGCCTCTACCTCCAG GAGGTCCGGGATTGGAACCTCCATACAGACCTGCTCGCAACCCACCACCCAAAATGTTGCCCCCTCGACCCAGCTACCCTGCCATGATGCCGGGCATGCAAGGAAGCATGCCCGGCATGATGGGTCTGGACAAGCAATACCCAATGGGTTATAAACCCCAGCCAACCGTGCCGCAGGGCCAGATACTGAGACAGCAGTTACAGGTCAGATTG AATCAAAGCATGATAGGGCAGCAGATTAGACAAATAACACCTAACCAACCGTACACATCAATGCAGGCATCTCAG AACATATCTCAGGGCTATACCACATACGGATCACACGTGGGGATGCAGCAGCATCCATCCCAAGGTGGTGGTATAGTTCCCTCCTCCTATGGGAACCAAAATTTCCAGGGCACCCATCCTGGAGCCAACCAAGCTGTGGTGGATCCCTTGAGACAAATTCAGCAGAGACCCAGTGGTTACGTTCACCAGCAAGCTCCAGGCTACGCACACAATATGCAGAACACACCGAG GTTCTCCCACCAGCCCATCCAACAGAATGCCATCATGCATGGTCTCAGTCACATGGGAGGCCAGGGGGTCCACCCTGGCTTGAGGCCCAATCAGATGCTGGcagaacaacagcagcagcagcaacaagcagcacagcaacagcagcagtacCTCAGACAACAACAAGCACTCAGA CAGGCCCAACAAGctcaacaacagcaacaacaacagcagcagcaacagcaacaacagcaacagcaacaacagcagcagcaacaacagcagcagcagcagccggtcCAGCCCCAGCAGGTTCCTCCTCAACAGCAAgttccacagcagcagcagcagcagcaacagcaggtGACAGCAGTGCCCCCTCCAGGTCAGGCACAGAACCAGGGCCTGGGCATGCAGCCTCTTCCTCCCCAGCAACCCATG TTTCCACGACAGGGAATGCAGCagactcagcagcagcagcagactgcaGCTCTGGTCAGACAGCTGCAACAGCAACTTTCAA acacacaaccaggaCAGGGCACCAACTCATATTACTGA